A single Harpia harpyja isolate bHarHar1 chromosome 6, bHarHar1 primary haplotype, whole genome shotgun sequence DNA region contains:
- the XRCC6 gene encoding X-ray repair cross-complementing protein 6, whose product MSEWVSYYRSEGPGPEEEEEEDEQQEGTEAVADYRFSGRDSLIFLVDASKAMFESDGDGVTPFDMTVQCVRNVYTSKIISSDRDLLGVIFYGTEKNKNLADFKHVYVLQELDNPGAKRVLELDQYRGDEGRVLFRDSFGHNADYSLGEALWACSNLFSDVRVRLSHKRIMLFTNEDDPHANDSAKAKLARTRAGDLRDTGIILDLMHLKKPGGFDISLFYRDIINTAEDEDLGIQPEESGKLEHLMKKVRAKETNKRALVRLNLYLNKDLSLSVGVFNLIQKAYKPYPVKLYRETNEPVKTKTRMFNGKTGSLLLPSDTKRAQTYGNRQIVMEKEETEELKRFDSQGLYLIGFKPLAMLKQHHHVKPSQFIYPEESLVSGSTTLFNALLMKCLEKQVMALCRYTARRNTPPRFVALVPQEEEVDEQKVQIAPPGFHIIFLPYADDKRNVDFTEKVPASREQMDKMKEIIQKLRFKYRADSFENPVLQQHFRNLEALALDMLEPEQAEDLTMPKAEEMNRRLGNLVEEFKQLVYPPDYNPDGKAVKRKQASDSQTEKRPKVEVSKDELRSHVQKGTLGKLTVPVLKDACRLYGLKGGGKKQELMDALTEYFSEH is encoded by the exons ATGTCGGAGTGGGTCTCGTACTACCGGagcgaggggccggggccggaggaggaggaggaggaggacgagcaGCAGGAGGGGACCGAGGCGGTCG CGGACTACAGGTTCTCGGGTCGGGACAGCCTCATTTTCTTAGTGGATGCCTCCAAGGCCATGTTCGAGTCCGACGGGGACGGAGTGACTCCCTTCGACATGACCGTCCAG TGCGTCCGGAACGTGTATACCAGCAAAATTATTAGTAGTGACAGGGACCTGTTAGGTGTCATCTTCTATGGTACAGAAAAGAACAAGAACTTGGCAGATTTCAAGCACGTCTATGTTCTCCAGGAGCTGGACAATCCAG GTGCAAAGCGTGTTCTAGAGCTGGACCAATACAGGGGAGACGAAGGACGAGTACTTTTCCGTGATTCCTTTGGCCACAATGCTGACTATTCGCTGGGTGAAGCACTCTGGGCCTGCTCTAATCTCTTCAGCGATGTCCGAGTCAGACTGAGCCACAAAAGGATCATGCTCTTCACCAATGAGGATGACCCTCATGCCAATGACAGTGCCAAAGCCAAGCTGGCCAGGACCAGAGCTGGTGATCTGAGAGACACAG gTATCATCCTGGATTTGATGCACTTGAAGAAGCCTGGAGGGTTCGATATCTCTTTGTTCTACAGGGATATCATAAACACAGCAGAGGATGAGGACCTTGGGATCCAGCCTGAGGAGTCAGGGAAACTGGAACATCTCATGAAGAAAGTACGAGCAAAGGAGACAAACAAACGGGCTTTAGTCAG GTTAAATCTGTATCTGAACAAAGACCTGTCACTTTCTGTTGGTGTTTTCAACCTCATTCAAAAGGCTTATAAGCCATATCCGGTGAAGCTTTATCGGGAAACTAATGAACCGGTTAAAACGAAAACAAGGATGTTTAATGGAAAAACAGGCAGCTTGCTCCTGCCGAGTGACACAAAAAGGGCTCAG ACCTATGGAAACCGCCAGATTGTGATGgagaaagaggaaacagaagaattAAAGCGGTTTGATTCTCAGGGCTTGTATCTGATTGGCTTCAAACCACTTGCAATGCTAAAACAGCACCACCATGTCAAGCCCTCCCAGTTCATCTATCCTGAGGAGTCCTTAGTAAGTG GGAGTACAACGCTATTTAATGCCTTACTGATGAAGTGCTTGGAGAAGCAGGTGATGGCACTGTGCAGATACACCGCCCGCCGGAACACTCCCCCTCGCTTCGTGGCCCTGGTTCCCCAGGAGGAAGAGGTGGATGAGCAGAAAGTGCAGATAGCCCCTCCAG GTTTCCACATCATTTTCCTACCATACGCAGATGACAAACGGAATGTTGATTTTACAGAAAAGGTGCCAGCCAGTCGAGAGCAGATGgacaaaatgaaggaaataattcAAAAACTTCGGTTCAAATACAG GGCTGACAGCTTTGAGAACCCAGTTTTGCAGCAGCACTTCAGGAATCTGGAGGCTTTGGCACTGGATATGTTGGAACCAGAACAAGCTGAGGATCTTACAA TGCCAAAGGCTGAAGAGATGAACCGCAGGCTGGGCAACCTGGTGGAGGAGTTTAAGCAGCTGGTTTATCCCCCTGACTACAATCCGGATGGGAAAGCTGTAAAGCGAAAACAAG CTTCTGATAGTCAAACTGAGAAGAGGCCCAAGGTAGAAGTCTCAAAAGATGAGCTGCGGAGTCATGTGCAGAAGGGCACTCTAGGCAAGCTCACTGTACCTGTTCTGAAGGACGCATGCCGGCTTTATGGGCtgaagggtggagggaagaagCAGGAGCTCATGGATGCGTTAACTGAATACTTCAGTGAGCACTAA
- the SNU13 gene encoding NHP2-like protein 1 gives MSEAEVNPKAYPLADAQLTKTLLDLVQQSCNYKQLRKGANEATKTLNRGIAEFIVMAADAEPLEIILHLPLLCEDKNVPYVFVRSKQALGRACGVSRPVIACSITIKEGSQLKPQIQSVQQAIERLLV, from the exons ATG aGCGAGGCAGAAGTGAATCCCAAAGCTTACCCCCTGGCTGATGCGCAGCTCACCAAAACGCTACTCGATCTCGTGCAGCAGTCCTGCAATTATAAGCAGCTACGCAAGGGAGCCAACGAAG CCACCAAAACACTGAACCGAGGGATAGCGGAGTTCATTGTGATGGCGGCAGACGCGGAGCCCTTGGAGATCATCCTGCACCTCCCTCTTCTCTGTGAAGACAAGAACGTACCTTATGTGTTTGTGCGCTCCAAGCAAGCCCTAGGCCGGGCTTGTGGTGTTTCCCGGCCTGTCATCGCCTGCTCCATCACCATCAAGGAGGGGTCACAGCTAAAGCCTCAGATCCAGTCTGTCCAGCAAGCTATAGAAAGACTGTTGGTCTAA